The Streptomyces luteogriseus genome includes a window with the following:
- the dop gene encoding depupylase/deamidase Dop gives MTVRRVMGIETEYGISVPGHPNANAMLTSSQIVNAYAAAMHRARRARWDFEEENPLRDARGFDLARESADSSQLTDEDIGLANVILTNGARLYVDHAHPEYSSPEVTNPRDAVLWDKAGERIMAEAAERAAQLPGAQPIHLYKNNTDNKGASYGTHENYLMKRETPFSDIVRHLTPFFVSRQVFTGAGRVGIGQDGHEHGFQLSQRADYFEVEVGLETTLKRPIINTRDEPHADAEKYRRLHVIIGDANLSEISTYLKLGTTSLVLSMIEDGFIAVDLAVDQPVRTLHQVSHDPSLKRLVTLRSGRTLTAVQLQMEYYELARKYVEERFGADADDQTKDVLSRWEDTLTRLEHDPMSLAGELDWVAKRELMEGYRRRDNLDWDAARLHLVDLQYADVRPEKGLYNRLVARGRMKRLLTDADVEQARTVPPEDTRAYFRGRCLEQYADDVAAASWDSVIFDLPGRDSLQRVPTLEPLRGTRNHVKELLDRCRTAEDLVRVLSGG, from the coding sequence ATGACCGTACGGCGAGTAATGGGCATCGAGACGGAGTACGGGATCTCCGTCCCCGGCCACCCCAACGCCAATGCCATGCTCACCTCGTCCCAGATCGTGAACGCCTACGCGGCGGCGATGCACCGGGCCCGCCGGGCCCGCTGGGACTTCGAGGAGGAGAACCCGCTGCGGGACGCGCGAGGCTTCGACCTCGCCCGCGAGTCCGCCGACTCCAGCCAGCTCACCGATGAGGACATCGGCCTGGCCAACGTGATCCTCACCAACGGTGCACGGCTCTACGTCGACCACGCACACCCCGAGTACAGCTCCCCCGAGGTGACCAATCCCCGGGACGCCGTCCTCTGGGACAAGGCCGGCGAGCGGATCATGGCGGAGGCCGCGGAGCGGGCCGCACAGCTGCCCGGTGCCCAGCCGATCCACCTCTACAAGAACAACACCGACAACAAGGGCGCGTCCTACGGCACGCACGAGAATTACCTGATGAAGCGGGAGACCCCCTTCTCGGACATCGTGCGCCATCTGACGCCGTTCTTCGTCTCCCGCCAGGTCTTCACCGGAGCCGGCCGCGTCGGCATCGGCCAGGACGGGCACGAACATGGCTTCCAGCTCAGCCAGCGGGCCGACTACTTCGAGGTCGAGGTCGGCCTCGAGACGACGCTCAAGCGCCCGATCATCAACACTCGCGACGAGCCGCACGCGGACGCCGAGAAGTACCGGCGCCTGCACGTGATCATCGGCGACGCGAACCTGTCGGAGATCTCGACCTATCTCAAGCTGGGCACGACCTCGCTGGTGCTGTCGATGATCGAGGACGGTTTCATCGCCGTCGACCTGGCCGTCGACCAGCCCGTCCGCACGCTCCACCAGGTCTCGCACGACCCGTCCCTGAAGCGCCTGGTCACGCTCCGCAGCGGCCGTACGCTCACGGCGGTCCAGTTGCAGATGGAGTACTACGAGCTGGCGCGCAAGTACGTGGAGGAGCGGTTCGGGGCCGACGCCGACGACCAGACCAAGGACGTCCTGTCCCGCTGGGAGGACACCCTCACCCGTCTGGAGCACGACCCGATGAGCCTGGCCGGGGAGCTGGACTGGGTCGCCAAGCGGGAGCTGATGGAGGGCTACCGGCGCCGGGACAACCTCGACTGGGACGCGGCGCGACTGCACCTGGTCGACCTCCAGTACGCGGACGTACGGCCCGAGAAGGGCCTGTACAACCGTCTGGTGGCCCGCGGGCGCATGAAGCGGCTGCTGACCGACGCGGACGTGGAGCAGGCCCGTACGGTGCCGCCGGAGGACACCAGGGCGTACTTCCGCGGCCGCTGCCTTGAGCAGTACGCGGACGACGTCGCGGCGGCCTCCTGGGACTCGGTGATCTTCGATCTGCCGGGCCGGGATTCGCTGCAGCGGGTCCCAACCCTGGAACCGCTTCGCGGAACGCGTAATCACGTCAAGGAGCTCCTGGACCGCTGCCGCACCGCGGAAGACCTGGTCAGGGTCCTGTCGGGCGGGTGA
- a CDS encoding endonuclease VII domain-containing protein — MEAASEPNAKQCRKCQRYLPPSAFARDKNRRDGLQVHCRECVAKYSAAHYRRRREAVGKPVRERVDVPAGYKLCRTCGEIKPHSEWHRNATASDGLSTRCKACRAVQGRKGHLKRQYGITEAERDGLIASQGGVCCICLSAVPEHVDHCHKTGRVRGVLCFSCNAALGQFKDRPDAIRRAAAYVEGIAWKPTLVAPGVYQLPS, encoded by the coding sequence ATGGAAGCGGCCAGCGAGCCGAACGCGAAACAGTGCAGGAAGTGTCAGCGGTATCTGCCTCCTTCTGCATTTGCCCGTGACAAGAATCGGCGTGACGGCCTCCAGGTGCACTGTCGGGAGTGCGTGGCGAAGTACAGCGCCGCGCACTACCGGCGTCGCCGGGAGGCCGTGGGGAAACCGGTCCGGGAGCGGGTCGACGTTCCGGCTGGATACAAGCTCTGTCGGACGTGTGGCGAGATCAAGCCTCACAGCGAGTGGCACCGCAACGCGACGGCCTCCGACGGGCTGTCAACGCGCTGCAAGGCATGCCGGGCGGTGCAGGGTCGGAAGGGGCATCTGAAGCGCCAATACGGCATCACGGAAGCCGAACGCGACGGTCTGATCGCCTCTCAAGGAGGCGTGTGCTGTATTTGTCTGTCAGCCGTGCCCGAGCATGTGGATCACTGCCACAAGACGGGTAGGGTCCGAGGCGTACTGTGCTTCAGCTGCAACGCCGCACTGGGGCAGTTCAAGGATCGGCCCGATGCCATAAGGCGGGCTGCCGCTTATGTGGAAGGAATCGCGTGGAAGCCAACACTCGTAGCACCGGGCGTCTACCAGCTGCCTTCCTGA
- the prcB gene encoding proteasome subunit beta, which translates to MEANTRSTGRLPAAFLTPGSSSFMDFLSEHQPEILPGNRQLPPTQGVIEAPHGTTIVAVTFPGGVVLAGDRRATMGNVIAQRDIEKVFPADEYSAVGIAGTAGLAVEMVKLFQLELEHFEKVEGAQLSLEGKANRLSTMIRSNLGMAMQGLAVVPLFAGYDVDRGKGRIFSYDVTGGRSEEHNYAATGSGSIFARGAMKKLFRDDLSEAEATTLVIQALYDAADDDSATGGPDVARRIYPIVTVITDDGFRRLTENEASEIARSILERRLEQPDGPRAALL; encoded by the coding sequence GTGGAAGCCAACACTCGTAGCACCGGGCGTCTACCAGCTGCCTTCCTGACGCCAGGGTCCTCCTCCTTCATGGACTTCCTGTCCGAGCACCAGCCGGAGATCCTGCCCGGCAACCGGCAACTGCCCCCCACCCAGGGCGTGATCGAGGCGCCGCACGGGACCACGATCGTGGCCGTGACGTTCCCCGGTGGTGTGGTCCTCGCCGGTGACCGGCGGGCCACCATGGGCAACGTCATCGCGCAGCGGGACATCGAGAAGGTCTTCCCGGCCGACGAGTACTCGGCGGTGGGCATCGCCGGCACGGCGGGCCTGGCCGTGGAGATGGTGAAGCTGTTCCAGCTGGAGCTGGAGCACTTCGAGAAGGTCGAGGGCGCGCAGCTGTCCCTCGAGGGCAAGGCGAACCGGCTGTCGACGATGATCCGCTCCAACCTCGGCATGGCCATGCAGGGCCTGGCCGTGGTGCCGCTGTTCGCCGGGTACGACGTGGACCGCGGCAAGGGCCGGATCTTCTCCTACGACGTCACCGGCGGCCGCTCCGAGGAGCACAACTACGCGGCCACCGGCTCCGGGTCGATCTTCGCTCGCGGTGCGATGAAGAAGCTCTTCCGGGACGACCTCAGCGAGGCCGAGGCCACCACACTGGTGATCCAGGCGCTCTACGACGCGGCAGACGACGACTCGGCGACCGGTGGTCCCGATGTCGCCCGCCGGATCTATCCCATCGTCACCGTGATCACCGACGACGGCTTCCGTCGGCTCACCGAGAACGAGGCGTCCGAGATCGCGCGCTCGATTCTCGAGCGGCGGCTGGAGCAGCCCGACGGGCCGCGGGCCGCGCTGCTGTAG
- a CDS encoding ubiquitin-like protein Pup — translation MATKDTGGGQQKATRSTEEVEEQAAETQASEDLKERQEKLSDDVDSVLDEIDDVLEENAEDFVRSFVQKGGQ, via the coding sequence ATGGCGACCAAGGACACCGGCGGCGGACAGCAGAAGGCCACCCGGTCCACCGAGGAGGTCGAGGAGCAGGCGGCGGAGACGCAGGCTTCCGAGGACCTCAAGGAGCGTCAGGAGAAGCTGAGCGACGACGTGGACTCGGTCCTCGACGAAATCGATGATGTACTCGAGGAAAACGCAGAGGATTTCGTTCGAAGCTTCGTGCAAAAAGGCGGACAGTGA